GGATATAAAACCTGATAATGTGCCGGTAAACTCAAAAAACATCTAAGTTGGGCACATTATCTTATAGCTTAAATGGCTGTTAATTCTAGTATCTAAAAGTTTCAATAATCCTTTGTTTACTTTAAAATGAAAGGTATGCTTATGGGAAACAAATGTTAAAAATTGTTCTTATAATTTGCATACTGGATAGTTGAATTATCCATGGTGCTTCACTATATTAAGGATTGTACATAATAACCGTCCGGTCAGTCACTGTGTTTTACCGCCGAAAGGAGTTAACGTATGAAAATCAGTAATTTTTCGATCAGAAGACCTATTTTTACATTAGTGACCATGTTCTTGGTCCTGATTCTTGGGGCTGTTTCATTGATGAGGATTCCGTTGAAACTGATCCCGGATATAAATCCGCCTGTTGGGGTAGTCGTGACCAATTACCAGGGAGCCAGTCCTGAGGAAGTTTTGGAAAAGGTGACGAAGCCTCTCGAGGCTAATTTGGCAACGCTGCCGGGAATCAAGACGATGACTTCTACTTCACAGGAAGGTGCCAACCTAATCCTGATGCAGTTTTCCTGGACAACCAATATTGATGATATCCAGGATGAGGTCATCCAAAGGCTGGATATGACCCCGATTCCGGATGATGCCAATGAGCCGAGATTCATGAAGTTCGACCCGTCTCAATTTCCAGTCATCCAGCTATCATTAAGCTCTGGCCAGGATGAATCTGCGTTAAGGGAGCTGGCGGAAGAGCTAGAACTGGAGCTTACCAAGGTCGAAGGAGTCGCTAGCGTCAATTTATCAGGTACATCCGTACAGGAAGTAAGGGTGGAACTTGACCAGGAAAAGTTAAAGAGCTATAAACTGAGCCAGTCCGATATTGTAGACCTGATCAGGGCTAATGATGTATCGATGCCTGGTGATACGATTTTGACAGATGGCAAAGAACTGACGACCAGGATCATCAGTAGTTTGGATTCATTAGATACGTTAAAGAACCTGACAGTATTCAACAATCCGATGACAAATGAGAAGGTCAAGCTAGATGATGTTGGAACTGTTGAGCTGCAAAAACAGGATGATAATACGATTACAAGGACGAACCAGACTCCTTCCGTACTGCTGAGTGTCCTGCAGCAATCGGATGCCAACACGGCAGAGGTTTCTGAAGCTTTTCTCGAAGAGTTGGAGACATTGCTTGAGCGTGATAAATTTGCTGGGATAGAGTCGGAGGTACTCTTTGACCAGGGAGATTACATCAAAATGGCAATCGGAAATATTTCAAACTCCCTGATTGTCGGGGGATTGCTAGCGATGGCCGTTCTGTTCTTCTTCCTTAGAAATGTGAAGAGTCCGCTAATCATCGGGATAGCGATTCCGTATTCCGTCATCTTTACCTTCGTATTGATGTTTTTTGCTGATTTTACATTGAATATCATGACCCTTGGGGGACTGGCACTCGGAATCGGGATGCTGGTGGATAATGCTATCGTCGTCATCGAAAATATATATCGCCATCTTTCAATGGGCAAGGATCCGAAAACGGCAGCAAGGGATGGAGCTAAGGAAGTAGGAGCTGCCATTACTGCGTCAACTTTGACGACTGTAGCAGTGTTTTTGCCAGTTGTCTTCATCTCTGGTATCATCGGCGAGTTGTTTACAGAGTTCGCTTTGACGATTTCATTCAGTTTGTTTGCTTCCTTGGTGGTTGCATTGACCGTTGTCCCAATGTTAGCCAGCAGGCTGTTGAAGGCGCCGAAGAAAAATCTCGAAGCGAGAAGGCAGCGTTCAGGCTCATTGAGAGGATTGGAAAAATCGATCAGGTGGGCACTTCGCCATCGATTCATTGTCATTCTGATCACTTTGCTGATGCTGGCAGGAGGCGGTTATGGAGTGACAACAGTTGGCACCCAGTTTATCCCTCCTACGGATGAAGGATTTTTCAGCATCAGGGTGAATCTCGAAAATGGAGCTGCTCTTTCTGAAACTCAAAAAGTCATGGCTGCTCTTGAAGATAAATTGAAAGATGAAGAAGAGGTCGATGTTTATGTAAGCCTGATTGGTACTACACAAGAGGCTTCATTCAGAGGCACGACGAATGCCAATGTCGGTGAATTGTATGTAAAGATGGATGAGCTTGAAGAACGGAAAATCAGCACCTTCCAGTTTGTCGATGATGTAAAAAAAGAGCTGGAGCAAGCCGCGGCAAATGCAAACAGCAGTGCTGAACTAGGTTTTAATTTGCAGTCCACATCCGGATCTGCTCCGAACACCCTGACTTTCAATGTTCGCGATTCCAGTGAAAAACGGCTGAATGAGTCTGTTGATAGAATATATGAATCCCTGAATGAGCTCGACGATGTCAATGAGCTGACTACAAGCCAGAATGATACTGTTGAGGAAATCCAGATTACCGTTGACAGGGAAAAAGCACTGGCCCAGGGACTGGCACCAGCGCAAATTGCCATGATTGTTAACAACGTAACTCGAGGGGATATGGCAACACAAATGTCCGGTGAAGATGGAGAAATCCTTAGTGTATATGTGGAATATGACAGTGAAGTAACCAAGAATATCGACGAGCTGAAAAAGCTTTTAATCAAGAAGCCTGATGGTAACTATGTTACCCTTGGCCAGGTTGCCAATATTGAAACCGGCAGCGGCCCGGTAAGAATCCAGCGGATCAATCAACAGGGTGCAGTTGAATTCACGATGAAATACAAGTCATCAACAAACCTTGGGGATATATCCAAAAAGGTGGATGAGAAGATAGAAGAGCTTGATTTACCAGAAGAAACTGAAGTCGTCTTCAGTGGAGATAGAGAGCTGCTCGAATCATCAATTGATGATCTTGTGTTGGCTTTCGTTCTGGCAATCATCTTGATCTATCTTGTAATGGCAGCCCAGTTCGAGTCACTGAAGTATCCATTTGTCATCATGTTCACGGTTCCGCTGATGGTAATTGGTGTCGCACTGGCGCTGACGGCAACGGGAACACCAGTAAGCTTGACAGTGGTTATCGGAATCATTGTGCTTGCAGGTATCGTTGTTAACAATGCGATTGTGATCGTCGATTATATCAACCAGAAGAAAGAGCGTGGTTTGATACCGCATGAAGCGATTGTCCTTTCGGTAAAAGACAGGGCACGGCCTATCTTGATGACGGCGTTGACGACCATTCTTGGACTTCTTCCACTCGCGCTAGGCATTGGGGAAGGAACTGAAATCAACCAGCCAATGGGAATTACGGTCATTGGAGGCCTGATCAGCAGTACATTCCTGACGCTGTTTGTCATTCCAGTGGTCTATAGTTTCTTTGACAAGGACTATCGAAGAAGAAATAAAATGTATGCGACACCAGATGGACACCTGGTACCAGCCTATCTGCTAAAAGAGCATACAGAATCAGATTATGAAACGGGAACAGAAGAAGGCCAGACATACTTCCAAAAGGGAAAATACACGAAAGAAGAAATGGCCGGCATGTTAGAAGAGCTCCTTCAGCGCGTAAAAGAAGAAGAAGATTCAAATCAGGATTTTAGAAGAAGAAGATAATGCGAGAGACCTGGCTGAGATTAGCCAGGTCTCTTTTTACGAAGGCATAGACCTCCTATAAAAACGAGGAACTATCTTGAAGTATTGCCCCCCCGTTATTTATCGTATTTTTCAGAATAGTCAGCAAAGCAATTGCGTATGCAGGCGCTTCCGTTTAAAATATAGCTAATTAACGGTGAGGAGGACATTCATGGAGTACGGGTACTTTTTTACAGGATTTCCTGGATTCATCAGCAACCAATTGATTAGAGAAGTTTTACGGAAAAATGATGGTAAAGGAAAGATTCATGTATTGGTGTTGCCTAATATGGTAGATAAGGCAGAGGCTGAGAGAGCAGCTATCGTTCAGGATTTTAGTCTGTCAGAGAGTCAGTTCGAGATTATTAAAGGGGATATTACAATATCAGGTCTTGCGATTGACCAAGAAAAGCAAGCGCAGCTTAAGTCAGCTGTAACGCATGTCTTCCACCTGGCAGCTATATATGACCTCGCGGTTTCAAAGGAAATTGCGTACCGTGTGAATGTGGATGGAACAAGGTTCGTGAATGCATGGGCGATGACCTTGAAAAACCTTAAGCGCTATACGTATTTTAGTACCGGATATGTTGCAGGCAAACGTGAAGGTATATTGTATGAAGATGAATTGATCAAGCCACCCGGTTTCAAAAACTACTATGAAGAGACCAAATATGAAGCTGAAGTCCTTGTGGAATCCTTGAAGTCAGAGATTCCTGTCACCATCATCAGGCCAGGGATTGTTAAAGGTCATTCAGCAACAGGAGAGACCATCAAGTTTGATGGCCCGTATTTCATCATGAATTTTATCGACCGCCTCAGCTTCATGCCATTCTTGCCAAAGCTAGGTAAAGGCGATACTGTTGTCAATCTTGTGCCAGTGGATTATATTATTGAGGCGACAACCTATTTAACCTTTGCTGATAAAGGAGCAGGAAAAACATATCACCTTACGGATCCCAAACCATACAAAGTGTCTGAGCTTTATGAAATGATGATGTACGAATTGTTGAAGAAGCAGCCAAAAGGTTCTGTACCACTGGCGCTGGCAAAAGGAGGGCTCAATTTCCGGGTGCTCAGGAGGTATCTTGGAGTTGAAAAAGAAGCGCTTGACTATTTTACATGGAGAGGTCATTTCGACTCATCCCAGGCACAGGATGACCTAAAGGATTCAGGGATCACATGCCCGGATTTCAAGGAAGGGATTGCGGCTATGGCGGCTTTCTATCGAGAAAATAAACATAAGACTCAATACCAAATAAATATTATATAAAACTTTAAATTATTGGCAGGTGAATGAACGTGCATTCAGTTGAAGAAGTGCAAAAGATGTCGGTTGTGGCACCAGCGACAGGTGAGGTTATTGCCGAAATCGAGGAGACGCCTGTCCATGAAGTCCCGTTCTTCTATCAAGAGGCGCGGAAGGCTTTTGGTACCTGGAGCACTCTTGCCATTTCTGAGCGTACCGGATATTTAAGAAAGCTGAAGCAGCTGATGGTCGATGAAATGGATGAAATAGCGAAAATCATCTCAGATGATACGGGCAAGGTATTGACCGAGTCAATTGTGGCTGATATCATGCCGACACTTGATGCAATCGATCATATAATCAATCATGCTGAAAAGGTTCTTAGCAGGCAAAAAGTTAAAACACCTTTATTGCTTATCGGAAAAAAATCCTTTGTTGAATATATGCCGCGTGGTGTCGTACTTGTAATATCACCCTGGAATTATCCGCTGCAGCTGGCGATGGTGCCGATGATCAGCGCTCTTGCAGGAGGTAATTCTGTCATCCTCAAGCCATCAGAGGTAACTCCGCTGGTTGGAAAATGCATCGAAGACTTATTTCAGCGCTCAGGATTTCCGGAAGGAACTGTTCAGGTGGCTCATGGCGGCAAGGAAGTTGGTGCTGCTTTCACTTCGGGGAAGCCAGATTACATCTTCTTTACAGGCTCTGTCCGTACAGGGAAGATTATCCAGCAGCAGGCTGCGAAGGATTTGATTCCAACAACTCTAGAGCTCGGCGGCAAGGATCCGATGATTGTATTTGAAGATGCCAACCTCGATAGAGCAGTTAAGGCAGCTACATGGGGGGCTTTTACAAACAGCGGCCAAGTTTGTATGAGCGCTGAACGGTTATATGTGCAACGATCAATATATGGTAAGTTCCTTGAAAAATTGAAAAAAGAAGTCGATTCTCTTCAGCTGGGAAATGATATAGATTCAGATGTTGGGTCAATGACTTTTCCAGCCCAGAAAGACGTGGTGAGAGAACAGCTGGATGAAGCACTGAAACAGGGAGCCAAATTGGTAACCGGATTGAAACCTTCTGATTGGAAGGAAGACATGTTCCTGCCGCTTACCGTCATTACTGAAGTCGAGCAAAACATGAAAATCATCCAGGAAGAATCTTTCGGCCCATTGCTTCCTGTGGTCCCATTCGATACGGAGGAAGAAGCAATAGCATATGCTAATGGAACCGTGTATGGATTAAATGCCAGTGTCTGGACCCAGGACAAAGCGAAGTCGCGTCGTGTCGCTTCCAAACTGGTTTCCGGAGCTGTCGTCATCAATGACGTGCTTATTACTGTAGCCAACCATGGTCTTCCTTTTGGGGGAACCAAGGAAAGCGGCATTGGCCGATATCATTCTGAGGCAGGTTTAAGGATCTTCTGTCATGAAAAAGCAATCATGGAAGACATGGGCTTTATGAAATCTGAAATCCAATGGTATCCGTATAAAGGTAAATATCCTTTGTTTCTGAATTTATTCAAAAGCTATTTTGCCGAGAAAAGAGATTGGCTAACTTTTGCTAAAAACTATATCGCCCTTCTAAAAAGTAACAAATAATATTCAACCGTCCCGGTACTAGGGGCGGTTTTTATTAATTTAGCCACAAATGCCTATTCAGTTTCTTTGTGTATCATTTTTAAGAAACTTGGATTAAGTAATTCTTACGAAATATATTTAACAATTAACTGGAAAAATGATAATTCGAAGCACAAATTGGACAATCTAAAACAAGTAGCAAAATGCGCAGAAAAACGTAATTCCAGGTGATGTTCTTTAGACACTGTGGAAAAACGAGCATTCATAAAGGCACCAATAATAAGACTAAAGGATGAAACGTGACGTGGCGATTAAAAAGAACTTAACCAAACTAGAAGCGGTAATGTGGAGCATCGCACTGCCAGGGTTTGCCCAGTTACTGACGGGGAACCTTGTAAAGGGCATTTTATTTGTCCTGCTTGAGTTCCTTGTTAACGTTAATAGTAATTTTAACAAGGGAATAATGTATAGCTTCCTTGGGGAGACAGAAAAGGCCATGCATGTCCTGGACTATCAGTGGCTGATGTTTTATCCATGTTTATATATGTTCGCCATGTGGGATGCGTATAGAAGCGTAATGCCGGAGGAAGAGAAAATCACCTTTTTGCCATTTGTGTTCTCAGCATATTTTGTAACAGTTGGTTTGATGATATCCCCGAAGGTTAATATATTTGGACTGTTTCCAGGGCCAGTTTTCCTTCCAATGCTTTTTGTCATTCCAGGAGTGATTACCGGATTCTTGATCAGGAAGTTATTACTTAAGTTTTATTACAACTAGAATACATATTGCAATAAATAATTTCTTTATGGGGGAATTCATAAATGTGATTTGTTCCCGGTGATGTGATCTATTATGCGGAATATACCAATAAACGGTACAAAATGGAAAAGCTCAGCTTCGAGTCGCCATTACTGTAATTTTTTTGAAAAGCTAAAATCCCTTGTAAAACCTTATATATCAACATTATTCTTAACACTTCGGTCATAGTTTGACTGAAGTGTTTTTATTTTTTTCTAAAAAACCCCCATAACATAGTAAGCGCAAACGTAACTTTGTAGTGATTAAAGCGGCCGCTCCTAAAAACTTACGAGGTGAACTGAGAATGAAGAAACTTTCTAACCAAGAGATGAAAAAAATCGCCAAGAGTACATTGGCTTTAGTGCTTGCTGGAACATTTACATTTTCGCCAGTTGCAATGGCAGAAGAGAACAATTCTGAAGTTGAAACGGTGGAACTGCAAAATGTCAGCCCTGAGGAGCTTGAACAAGCAAAGACACAGGTCGATGAACTTGAAGAAATTAACCCTTCTTTGATTCCTGGTGACTTCTTCTACTTTGCTAAAATCGCACTTGAGAAAATCAGGCTTGCTTTTACAATTGATAATGCTAAAGAAGCAGAATTGCTTGCTACATACGCATCAGAACGCCTTCAAGAGGCAAGTGCTTTGTTCGCTGAGGGGAAAGAAGAAGAAGCCCTTGAAGTAATCGAAGCTGCTGTACAATACATGGAATCTTCACAGGATATTGTGGATGAAGAAGGTACAAAGGAAGAGGATGCCGATTCTGAAGAAGGATCAGAAGTGGAAGATGGTGCAACCTCTGAAGAAGGAACAGAAGAAACAGACCAAGAAGAAACAGATTCAGAAGAGTCAACTGAAGATGGCGAGGAGCCTGCCGATGATGTAGTCGCTGAAGAGCCAGCGGAGGAAGACGCGGAAGAAGGGTCTGAGGAAGAAGACGTTGTAAGTGAAGATCCTTTCGAAGAAATCGAAGGAATGCTCAGACAGAATATCATTGCATTGAAAGCTGCTATGGAACACGTTGGCAATGACAATGCAAGAGCACAGCTTCAAAAGAACATTGACAAAACATACGCTAAGATGGCAAAGAAATTGGCTAAATTAGAAGAAAAGTATGCTGAGAAGCCTGTTGAAGAAGAAGAAACAACTGAGCCAGTAGAATTAGAACCAGTGGTTGAGTCAGATCTTCTGCCTGCTGATGAAACACCAGTTGTTGAAGAGCCTGCTGAAGAAACAATGCCTGTAAATGACGACACAGCTGTAGTACCGGTAGTATCACCAAAAGCTGAAAAAGAAAAAGCTAAACAAGAGCGTAAAGCACAAAAGGCTGCTGAAAAACAGGAACGCAAGGAAGCTAAACAGCAAAAGAAAGAAGAAAAACACCAGGCTAAGCAAGATAAGAAACAAGAAAAGAATTCAAAGAAACATGAAAATAAAGGCAATGGAAATGGCAAAGGTAACGGTAACGGAAAAGGTAATGATAAAAACTAATCCATAAAGAACAATAGACTCGAAAAGGTAGCCTTATGTGGCTATCTTTTCACTGCCTAACCACAGAAAGATAAATTGACAGTCATGATATAATGTGGGGAGGAAAGAGGTGAGGCTATTGCTAAGTTTATTGTTCATGGCAAAGAAAAAGCGAAGACCACTGGAAGAAACTGTAGAGAAAATCCACCAGGGGGATGCTGCTTTAAGAGAAGAATTAATTGATTCTTATAAGCCATTTATCGCGAAGACTGTTTCGTCTGTCTGCAAGAGATACATACATGAATCGGACGATGAATTTAGCATTGGTCTCATCGCATTCAATGAGGCAATCCAAAAATATTCATCTGAAAAAGGAAATTCATTATTAAGTTTTGCAGAAGTCATGATTAAGCGGAGGGTCATTGATTATATCCGACAGCAGAGCCGGAATCAAAACCTCAGCTTCAATATATCAAACGATCCAAATGAGGAAGAACAGCAAAGATCGACCATTGAGGATGAGCTTTCTCTTGATGATTTTCGTAAAAAGACAGAACAGGAACTAAGAAGAGAAGAGATCATCCAATTCCAAGCAGTATTAAAAGACTTTGATTTGTCTTTCCAGGATTTGCTCGAACAGTCTCCTAAGCATGCGGATGCCCGCAAAAATGCGATGCTGGTTGCAAAATCAATGGTTGAGAATGAGGAACTAAAGAATTTGCTCCTGGAAAAAAAGAGGCTGCCAATCAAGCAATTGGAAGACATGGTCAAAGTCAGCAGAAAAACCATAGAGAGAAACAGAAAATATATTATAGCTATTGCACTTATTTTAATTGGGGATTATGTATATTTAAAGGATTATATTAAAGGGGTGTTAGAGACATGAGAAAAGGGGTTATCCTTGAAATCAATGATCTTTACCTAACATTGTTGACCCCCGAAGGCGAGTTTTTACGGGCCCGAAAGCTTCAACAAGATTATCAGGTAGGAGAAGAAATTCATTTTTTTCCAGAAACGCTAACTGTTAAAAAGAAAAGAATCAATCTATCGTTTTTAAATAGCGTTAAGGCAAGGAGTATTGCGCTTGCAGCAGTATTTATGATTGCCATGACTGCGCTAGTTCCTACGTACCAAAACGGACAGGTTTACGCATATATGTCCATTGATGTAAATCCAAGCAATGAATTGGCAGTCAATGATGATTTAAAGGTCCTTCGTATGAAAGGGTATAATCCTGAAGGGGAAGAAATCATTAAGGAATTAAAAGACTGGAAAAAGAAAGATGCAGCTTTGGTTGCAGAGATGGTCATTGAGGAAATCAAGGATGAAGGTTTCTTAAAACAAGAAAAAGACGTTGTCATCGCGACTGTTCATAATAAGAAAGCTAAAGAATCTGTGGACCAAAAACTTGAAAAGAAGATATCAGAAATAAAAAAATCAACACAAATTGATAATTTGAATCTTAAGGTGATGGAAGCAACAATTGAAGACAGGGAAAAGGCACAAAAGCAGGGTGTTACAACTGGCGTATACAAAGAAAAGCAAAAGGATACGCTGAAGCCTGCTGGTAAGCCGGATGAAAAGGAAAAAGCCAAACCAGAGCCTGGAAAGAAAGATCCTGTCCCTACTGTTGTCCCACAGCCTGAAAAGAAGGAACCACCAGGTCAGGTGAAGAAAAAAGATCCTCAGGTTCCAAAAGAACCAAACAAGGAGGAACCGCCTGCACAAGATAAAGCCAAAGGAAATAAAAGTTCCGGAAAGAACGGTAATGGCCAGGGTAACAACAAGAATTGGCAGGGTAACAACAACAAACATGCTGATAAAGGCAATAGCCATAAAAATGGTCAAAGCAAAAAACAATATAATGCTGAAAAAAAGTCTAACAACCAACAAGGCCCCAGAAGTGACAACAGGGGGCAATCCGGGAAAAATAAAGACAATCCTGGAAAGAAATAATTAATTTTAAAAGTCCGGAATTTAATCCGGACTTTTTTCCATGTTCATATTCAATTGTTTATGGAGATAGTGGATATGCTATATACAATAACTACTCCAACAATTTATTGCTGGTTTTGACCAGACATCTGCGCCTGGGCTTGCTTAACAAGGCGTTTAGTGATTTCTCCTCCGACTGAGCCATTTGCTCTTGATACTGTATCGGATCCAAGATTCACTCCAAATTCCTGAGCAATCTCATATTTAACCTGGTCCATGAACTGTTCAACGCCAGGAACCAGCAATTTATTTGAATTACGAGCCATCATTATCAACTCCTCTGTTAGTATACAGAGAAAAATTTCTCTGTATAGATAGTTTGAGCATTGCAGGTAAATTCATAAGTGGTAATCTTTTATACTTTTGGATAATGTTTACCTGATTTCTGGTACTATTAAAGCTCATCGGTGGTGTTAAACACTGTTGATTCATGCAGAAGGTAATATGGATGGATGGAAACTGCAAGAAAGTACTTTATTAATCATATGATATTCTTTATCATAGGTATGTAAATGAATCAGGGCTGAAAGGAATCAATTATGTGGATTAATATTAGAAGAAGGTTGAACAAATTATCTCCTGCGCAAATTATCGTAGCTTATTATTTGATTGCGGTAATTGTCTCGATGAGCTTATTAAGTTTGCCTATTGCCATACAGCC
This window of the Mesobacillus jeotgali genome carries:
- a CDS encoding efflux RND transporter permease subunit, which translates into the protein MKISNFSIRRPIFTLVTMFLVLILGAVSLMRIPLKLIPDINPPVGVVVTNYQGASPEEVLEKVTKPLEANLATLPGIKTMTSTSQEGANLILMQFSWTTNIDDIQDEVIQRLDMTPIPDDANEPRFMKFDPSQFPVIQLSLSSGQDESALRELAEELELELTKVEGVASVNLSGTSVQEVRVELDQEKLKSYKLSQSDIVDLIRANDVSMPGDTILTDGKELTTRIISSLDSLDTLKNLTVFNNPMTNEKVKLDDVGTVELQKQDDNTITRTNQTPSVLLSVLQQSDANTAEVSEAFLEELETLLERDKFAGIESEVLFDQGDYIKMAIGNISNSLIVGGLLAMAVLFFFLRNVKSPLIIGIAIPYSVIFTFVLMFFADFTLNIMTLGGLALGIGMLVDNAIVVIENIYRHLSMGKDPKTAARDGAKEVGAAITASTLTTVAVFLPVVFISGIIGELFTEFALTISFSLFASLVVALTVVPMLASRLLKAPKKNLEARRQRSGSLRGLEKSIRWALRHRFIVILITLLMLAGGGYGVTTVGTQFIPPTDEGFFSIRVNLENGAALSETQKVMAALEDKLKDEEEVDVYVSLIGTTQEASFRGTTNANVGELYVKMDELEERKISTFQFVDDVKKELEQAAANANSSAELGFNLQSTSGSAPNTLTFNVRDSSEKRLNESVDRIYESLNELDDVNELTTSQNDTVEEIQITVDREKALAQGLAPAQIAMIVNNVTRGDMATQMSGEDGEILSVYVEYDSEVTKNIDELKKLLIKKPDGNYVTLGQVANIETGSGPVRIQRINQQGAVEFTMKYKSSTNLGDISKKVDEKIEELDLPEETEVVFSGDRELLESSIDDLVLAFVLAIILIYLVMAAQFESLKYPFVIMFTVPLMVIGVALALTATGTPVSLTVVIGIIVLAGIVVNNAIVIVDYINQKKERGLIPHEAIVLSVKDRARPILMTALTTILGLLPLALGIGEGTEINQPMGITVIGGLISSTFLTLFVIPVVYSFFDKDYRRRNKMYATPDGHLVPAYLLKEHTESDYETGTEEGQTYFQKGKYTKEEMAGMLEELLQRVKEEEDSNQDFRRRR
- a CDS encoding SDR family oxidoreductase, giving the protein MEYGYFFTGFPGFISNQLIREVLRKNDGKGKIHVLVLPNMVDKAEAERAAIVQDFSLSESQFEIIKGDITISGLAIDQEKQAQLKSAVTHVFHLAAIYDLAVSKEIAYRVNVDGTRFVNAWAMTLKNLKRYTYFSTGYVAGKREGILYEDELIKPPGFKNYYEETKYEAEVLVESLKSEIPVTIIRPGIVKGHSATGETIKFDGPYFIMNFIDRLSFMPFLPKLGKGDTVVNLVPVDYIIEATTYLTFADKGAGKTYHLTDPKPYKVSELYEMMMYELLKKQPKGSVPLALAKGGLNFRVLRRYLGVEKEALDYFTWRGHFDSSQAQDDLKDSGITCPDFKEGIAAMAAFYRENKHKTQYQINII
- a CDS encoding aldehyde dehydrogenase family protein: MHSVEEVQKMSVVAPATGEVIAEIEETPVHEVPFFYQEARKAFGTWSTLAISERTGYLRKLKQLMVDEMDEIAKIISDDTGKVLTESIVADIMPTLDAIDHIINHAEKVLSRQKVKTPLLLIGKKSFVEYMPRGVVLVISPWNYPLQLAMVPMISALAGGNSVILKPSEVTPLVGKCIEDLFQRSGFPEGTVQVAHGGKEVGAAFTSGKPDYIFFTGSVRTGKIIQQQAAKDLIPTTLELGGKDPMIVFEDANLDRAVKAATWGAFTNSGQVCMSAERLYVQRSIYGKFLEKLKKEVDSLQLGNDIDSDVGSMTFPAQKDVVREQLDEALKQGAKLVTGLKPSDWKEDMFLPLTVITEVEQNMKIIQEESFGPLLPVVPFDTEEEAIAYANGTVYGLNASVWTQDKAKSRRVASKLVSGAVVINDVLITVANHGLPFGGTKESGIGRYHSEAGLRIFCHEKAIMEDMGFMKSEIQWYPYKGKYPLFLNLFKSYFAEKRDWLTFAKNYIALLKSNK
- a CDS encoding DUF5667 domain-containing protein, with the translated sequence MKKLSNQEMKKIAKSTLALVLAGTFTFSPVAMAEENNSEVETVELQNVSPEELEQAKTQVDELEEINPSLIPGDFFYFAKIALEKIRLAFTIDNAKEAELLATYASERLQEASALFAEGKEEEALEVIEAAVQYMESSQDIVDEEGTKEEDADSEEGSEVEDGATSEEGTEETDQEETDSEESTEDGEEPADDVVAEEPAEEDAEEGSEEEDVVSEDPFEEIEGMLRQNIIALKAAMEHVGNDNARAQLQKNIDKTYAKMAKKLAKLEEKYAEKPVEEEETTEPVELEPVVESDLLPADETPVVEEPAEETMPVNDDTAVVPVVSPKAEKEKAKQERKAQKAAEKQERKEAKQQKKEEKHQAKQDKKQEKNSKKHENKGNGNGKGNGNGKGNDKN
- the sigI gene encoding RNA polymerase sigma factor SigI produces the protein MLSLLFMAKKKRRPLEETVEKIHQGDAALREELIDSYKPFIAKTVSSVCKRYIHESDDEFSIGLIAFNEAIQKYSSEKGNSLLSFAEVMIKRRVIDYIRQQSRNQNLSFNISNDPNEEEQQRSTIEDELSLDDFRKKTEQELRREEIIQFQAVLKDFDLSFQDLLEQSPKHADARKNAMLVAKSMVENEELKNLLLEKKRLPIKQLEDMVKVSRKTIERNRKYIIAIALILIGDYVYLKDYIKGVLET
- a CDS encoding anti-sigma factor domain-containing protein, whose translation is MRKGVILEINDLYLTLLTPEGEFLRARKLQQDYQVGEEIHFFPETLTVKKKRINLSFLNSVKARSIALAAVFMIAMTALVPTYQNGQVYAYMSIDVNPSNELAVNDDLKVLRMKGYNPEGEEIIKELKDWKKKDAALVAEMVIEEIKDEGFLKQEKDVVIATVHNKKAKESVDQKLEKKISEIKKSTQIDNLNLKVMEATIEDREKAQKQGVTTGVYKEKQKDTLKPAGKPDEKEKAKPEPGKKDPVPTVVPQPEKKEPPGQVKKKDPQVPKEPNKEEPPAQDKAKGNKSSGKNGNGQGNNKNWQGNNNKHADKGNSHKNGQSKKQYNAEKKSNNQQGPRSDNRGQSGKNKDNPGKK
- a CDS encoding alpha/beta-type small acid-soluble spore protein gives rise to the protein MARNSNKLLVPGVEQFMDQVKYEIAQEFGVNLGSDTVSRANGSVGGEITKRLVKQAQAQMSGQNQQ